From the genome of Thermofilaceae archaeon:
TGAGGCCGAGAACCTCAACCTCGAAGGGCATCTCGCCGTCCTCAGGCTCGAACTCCAGGTAACCGCTTACAACGCTCTGCCCGGGAGCCTCCAACTCCAGCGCCACACTCCTACCCTCGATCGCGATGTAGCGGGCGAGCGGCTCGCCCACGACTTCCAACCTACCGAGAGAGCTGAGCACCTTAAAGCCGGGCCTCAAGGGGCCTACCACTGCTCTCACGCGGGGCTCCCTCACGGCCTCGAGGACGATAGCGCGACCCCTCAGCCCCCACCTCAGGTTGCCGAGCACTTCAGGCGGCGCGCCCTGCAAATCCAACCGCACTCCGAAGGAGTAGACGATCCCTCCCTCGAAGCGCCTCGGGTAGAGCGTGGCCAACCATAGGGCTTCGCGCTCCCCCATTCTATCCGGCCAACGGGGCCAGCAGCCCGTCACAGCCACCCCCTCCCTCAGGCGGAGGAGAATCCCCACACCCTCCAACGGCTCGCCGAGCGTGACGTAAACTACCGCGCTCCTGTACGCGGGTGGATCCGCGTCTGCTTCAACGTGCACTTTCACGTGCTCACGCCACAAAATCACGCGCCAGGGTTGCCTCGGCTCCCAGGCAAAAAGGGTTTTTACCCGAAGGGTGGCAGCCGTGGTGCGGGAAATGAGCCTGAGGGAGGAGTTCTTCAAGGCGTACCTGGGCGCCCTCTGCCAGTTGAAATGCCTAACCCCGGGCCTCTCCAAGATCGCCTCGGAGGAGGCTGCTAGAGCAGTGCTGGAAAAGTTCGGACTGAAAGCGGAAGGTGGTTGGCGCAACTCCCTAGACAGGCTTTACGCTGCCTTCGGAGTGGAAGCGAGCGTTGAAGCGGAGGGTGAGGAGATCAGGGTGGTGGTGCGGCACCCATGCCCTCTATCGTGGCCCGGTTGCGAGAGCCTCTGCCCCCTTCCACACGTCTCCTCAGCTCACCTTTCCACCCTGGGGAGGTGGTTTCCGAAGAGAGTGGGTGCGGCCTTCGTGGAGGTTTCGCAGGAGGCTTGCCGATTCACCCTGGTTCAGCCGTTGAGGGTTATTGAGGGGGCGAACGGTTAAATACTTCGACGTGCCGCAACCGTCGATGAAGGTCTTCATAATGACCGATCTCGAGGGGGCCACTGGTGTCGCCGGGAGCTGGGAGGACATCAACCCGGGCGGCCGGATCCACGAGGAGGCTAGGAGGATGCTAACGGGGGACGTGAGGGCAGCGGTCGAGGGCGCGCTAAGAGGAGGGGCCAGCGAAGTCGTCGTCCTCGACGGTCATGGCGCCGCGTTCAGCATCATCCTCGAGGAGCTGCCCCCAGCTGCGAAGCTGATAAGGGGTCGGAGGATCCTCGAGATGGAGGGCCTCGACGGGAGCTTCGGTGCGGTGCTGGCGGTGGGCGCGCACGCGATGGCGGGAGCCCCGCTCGCCCTGCTATGCCACACTCTATCCCACTCCTCGATCGTCGAGATCCGCGTGAACGGGACTCCCGTTGGGGAAGTGGGCCTCTGGGCTTTTATCGCGGGGAGCTTTAACGTGCCGCTCGCGATGGTCGCCGGAGACGCGGCGGCAGTCGAGGAGGCGAAGAAGCTCCTGCCCGGGATTGAAGGGGTTGCAGTGAAGAGAGCGACGAGCATGTACGCGGCCGAGTGCCTCCACCCACAGGTATCCTGGAGGCTGATCCGGGAGGCAGCGGAGAGAGCTGTGAGGAAAGCAGCCGTGGGGGATTTGAAGCCGCTCAACCCGGGTGGGGAGGTTGAGGTGGAGGTTGTCTACCTGCTCCCAGCCGATGCGGATAGGGTTGCAAGGCGCCCCGGCGTCAAGCGCGTCGATGGGAGGACGGTCTCGTACAGGGGGAGAGACGTTCAGGAGTGCCTCAACGCCCTCCTATGAGGAGCGCTAGACCCACACCGACGGTTTGGGTCGCGAGGCCCCACTGCTTAAGCTGCGGGTTGTGCTGCAGGGAGACCGAGATGGTGCTCACGCCTAGCGACNNNNNNNNNNNNNNNNNNNNNNNNNNNNNNNNNNNNNNNNNNNNNNNNNNNNNNNNNNNNNNNNNNNNNNNNNNNNNNNNNNNNNNNNNNNNNNNNNNNNAGGAGTGCCTCAACGCCCTCCTATGAGGAGCGCTAGACCCACACCGACGGTTTGGGTCGCGAGGCCCCACTGCTTAAGCTGCGGGTTGTGCTGCAGGGAGACCGAGATGGTGCTCACGCCTAGCGACATTGAGAGGCTGGAGCTGCTCGGGTACAGGAGGGAGGAGTTTGCGGTATACGATGGGCGCTTCCACCGGCTGCGGAACGTAGACGGGCGATGCTTCTTCTACCGCGGCGGGCGCTGCGTCGTCTACAATTACAGGCCGATCGGCTGCTCAATGTACCCGATAGTCATCGACCCGGAGAGCGGGAGCGTGGAGGTTGACCGCTTCTGCCCCCTCGCTTGTATGACCACTCCCGGCGAACTGAGGAGGGCTGAAAAGCTCGCGCGCAGCATTCTCAGGGAGTTGGGGCTCGCGTGAGCGCTAAGCGGCTCCTAGTCCTTCGACGGTGCCTGAGCGATGAGATGAAGGCCCGCAGGATCAAACCTACGACGGCTGTGAAGTAGGCGAGGGCTATCAGAGCTGTGAGGCGGGCCCACTCTTCCACGTCGACGGGTACTACCGGTAGACTCATACGGGTTAACCGAGTAGAATCTCGATCGAGACTCGATCTCCGTCCTTGATCCCCAAAACCTCCTTTACGCAGACTTTAGCGAGAACCTCCAGCACGTCGGGCCCGTAGACTGTTTTATCCGGGATCACTACGCCGCCCTCCAGCCTGCCGTTGATCACCGCCCTGAAGAGGCGGGCTCCGCAGTACTCCACCTCCCCCCTCACGATCGGTGGGATGCGGTAGCCTTCGTAGCTGTCGAGGATCTTCCTCTTTGCAACAGACTCGGGGTCTAGCCTGACGTTGAGGGTCCCCGGGTAAGGGTCGAAACCCAGGAAGGTTCTAAAGTGGTCCCTGTAATCGGTAAGCGACGTGTAGAAGGCGCCTTCGCCGAGGCCCTTGAACACCGTGCCCGCAAGCACGAGCCTCTTCACCCCTTTCAAGCCGAACTCAAGGCTTACGAGCAGGGAGCTTAGCTCGGAGATGGCCTTCTCGGTCAGCAGGCAGCGTTTACCCCTACCGCTGGCGACCAGCTCAACGTAACCGAGCTGAGCAGCGTCCCTGATCCACTTGTTCAGGGTCCAGGCGGAAATCTCGAGATTCGAGGCGACGAGCACCTTATCGATGGCAACGGGGGCTCGAGCGCAACCCTGCTTAGCGAGTTCCAAGAGCAGCGCGAGCAGCTCGTAACGCTTCATACTTCCGGTGGTGCAGGGTTGGTCCGCTATAAAACGTTTAGTTCCAGCTCTTACGAAATCGTTTTAGGCGAAAGACTTGCTCCCATCGCGTGCTTCCGCTGAGCATTAGGGTGGAGCCCGTCAACGTGGAGAGTAGGGTGGTCAACTGGCTGGCCGCTGAGCTCCGCGGAATCTTCGCTTTGGAAGTGGTGGTGGGAAAGGGGTTGAGCCCGGGCCGCGTGCTGGGCTTCTACGACGAGGAGAGGGAGCAGGTGAGAGCCGACCTGCTTGTCGAGGAGCTGGCTAGGGAGCTGCCGCCCCTCTCTCTTGTCCTAATCGACTCGGACGCCTACGTTGAGGGCCTCAACTTCATCTTCGGGATAGCGAGGCCGGGATGGGGGGGCGTGGTGTTCCTCGCGAGGCTCAAGCCGGAGTTCTACGACCAACCGATGAGCGACGAAGTGTTCCTAAGTAGGCTGCTCAAAGAGGCGGTACACGAGCTGGGTCACGCGCTGGGCCTCGAGCACTGCAGGACGCCTAGGTGCGTAATGAGGTTCAGCAACTCGATCGTGGAGGTTGACGCAAAAACCCACCGCTTCTGCGCACGCTGCGCGCACAACCTGAACCTTCTGCACCCGGGGGTCCTCAGGGTCTAGGTGGTAGAGTACGCAGAGCCTCTGGAGAGCGGTAATCGAACTGTACGCCCCAGCGGCCCTAGGAGCGATCTACGCGGCCCTCGCTAAGCCGGATGAGAGGGTAGTGGGCGAGCTATCGAAGGTTGTCCTAGCGATCCTCCTACCCCTCCTCCTCTTCACGTCCGTCTACGGGGCCGGGAACACGGGGGAGGGGTTAGCTCGCATGGGGGTGGCCGTCCTCCTCGTCTCCCTCGTGTCGCTCGCCTCCTCCTACGCACTGACGAGGGATCGGGAGTTGATGCTCCTCTCAACGTACGTGAACGCGGGCTACATCCCCATTCCGCTCGCCCGAGCTCTCTGGGGGGCTGAAGCCCTACCCCTCGTGAGCTTCTACATACTCTTCAACGCCTCGATCGGCTACCTGTCCGCCCCCCTACTCTTGAAGGGGCGATTGAGGGAGGGGTTGAGGGAGCTGTCGAGGTTCCCGCCCCTCTACGCCATCGCCCTAGGCCTCCTCCTTTCGTTGGCCGGAGTGGTCATCCCGAGCCCGGTGCTGGAGGCTGTCTCAGCGGTTGGGAACGCGGCGCCGTACATCGCGCTCCTCACCTTGGGTATGCGGATGGTGAAGCTTAGGCCCTCTCACGTGGGGGACGCGGTCAAGGTGTCCATCGTAAGGTTCATCATCGCACCCGCAACCCTGTGGGCGCTGGCACCCCTCATCTTCGAGGTGGGAAGCCTGCCTTACAAGGTTGCGCTGCTCGAGTCGATGATGCCGCCAGCCGTTACCGCTGGGATCCTCTGCAGCGTCTACAGCTCGAACCCGGAGAGGGGGGCCGTCATCGTCCTCCTCCTGACGGCCATCTGCTTCGCCATCCTACCTGTCGCCCTCCGCTTCATCGTTGAAGCCTAGAAGCTGTGCTCAGCGAGCACTTCCTCCCCGTTTCCGCTCCACCTGGCAAGCGTTATCCTACCCGGGCGGAGCCTGATCAGCGTGCAGCACGGGACTCGAGGCTCGGCCACCCAGCTCCCGCTGTTAGCTATAACCCTCCCTTCACCGTTCACGGCGAGCTCTGGTACATGCGTGTGGCCGAAGATCACGAAGTCGAGGCGCCCCAGCCCGGCGGCCTCAATCTCGCTCAGCAGCCTCTCCAGCGGTCTGTTAACAGCGGCTGACGAGAAAGCCCTCCCCCTCAGCCTGCCCTTCATTAGAACATCCGCCACCGGCTGTATGAGGCCGTACCACAGCTTCCCCTGGGTGATCCTGAGCGTGAGCATGAGGAGGGGGGCGGAGAGGAGGATCGCCGACATCATCGCGAAGACCCTGTAGGCGAACGGCGCGCCCTCCGTCAAGTAGAGCATGACGGGCGTTATCGCCGCATAGGTAGCGGCGAGCACCCACTCGAGAGACCCTGGCAGGGTTGAGAGGGATTCCGTCAACAGGTAGAGGTAGGATTCGATCCTCCACAACCCCTTCAGCTTCGCGAACTTCCAGTCGAGCTGGTGCCCGTGAAGCAGCAACCCCTTCCTCCCGGCGCACTCGACGACCATCATCTCGGGCACCACTAGGACGTTCTCGCTCACGAACACGCCGTCCCTGCCCAGGTGGGCGACGACTCGATCGTGGTTTCCGACGACGTAGGCAACCAGCGTATCCAGCTCAGCCAGCCTCCTCAGCGGGGCGAGCGCTGTGCTGACGATGTCCCTGACGCGGGCGGTCCAGAACTCGAAGATGTCGCCCAGCAGAACGACTAACGAGGGGCGCCTACCCTCAGCTAGGTGCTTGAAGAAGCTCTCAAGCTCCCTAAACCTCGTGACGAAGAGACCCTGGCGGCTGAGGCCGAAGTGCGTATCGGAGACCACGACAGCCTCCTCTCCCTCCTCAAGCCTCACCAGCGGCAGCTTCCGGCCGAGGAGGTGCACTTCGCTGACCTGCAACGCGCTTCCACCTTGGCTGCCACCCCTCTTACGCGGCTTAAAACGGTAACTCGAGCGGAAGCCTTAACCGCCCCATAGGTGCTGCAGGGTCGATGGGGCTGGCACCGGGTCCCAGAGCGTACCTAGTCTCGGTGGGAAACGAGCTGCTCATCGGGAAGGTTGTGAACACGAACATGGCTTGGCTGGGCCGGAGGCTGACGGAGCTCGGGTTCAGGGTGGAGGGCGGGTTGATCGTCCCCGACGAGCTCGAGGCTATAGCCTGGGCCTTCGCTACGGCCGTTGAGCGGGGGGCGAGGGTCGTCGTATCCACGGGCGGGCTAGGGCCCACTTTCGACGACATGACGGCTGAGGGGCTGGCGAGGGCGATGGGGGTTGAGCTGGAGCTGGATGAGGAAGCCTTGAGGATGGTGAGGGAGAAGTACAAGGGCGAGCTGACGGAGAGCAGAATCAAGATGGCGAGGATACCGAGGGGCGCGCGGCCGATACCGAACCCGATTGGCACCGCGCCCGGCGTCGAGGTCGAATGGAGGGGCGCTCTGATCTTCCTGCTCCCCGGCGTCCCCGCCGAGATGGAGGCCATGTTCACTTCCTACGTGGAGCCGAGGCTCAAGAGCTTCAGGGAGTTACCCTTCCGCAGCGAGCTCCACCTGAGAGTCCGCGGCGTCCCCGAGTCGCTGGCGGCTCCCGCGATCAGGAGGGCGCTCGAACTTGGCCCTGGGATCTACGTGAAGAGCCACCCTCGAGGCGCTGAGATGGGTGAGCCCGTGCTGGAGCTTCACGTTACAGCGTACGACCGCGATCCTGCTCGGGCGGTTGAGCTGGTTGAAGCAGCAGCCTCCCTCCTCGAGAAGGAGCTCCACGCTCTGGGCGCTAGGGTCGAAAGGGTGGAGCGGTCTTGAGGGTCTGGCTCGACGCGCTCACCCCGAAGCAGGGGCGGTTGACCGCGTGCCTGGCTCTCTCGCTCGGAGAGAAGGGGTTCGAGGTTCTAGTGACCTGCAGGGAGCACGAGTGTACGCGAGCCACGATAGAGATGTACGGGCTCCGCCCCACGATCGTGGGAGCGTACGGGGGTGGGACCAAGCTGGGCAAGCTGATCGCGGATGCTGAGAGGGTTGCCGCGCTGGCGCACGCAATCTCGAGGTTGGAGCCTAGTGCTCTTGTGGCTTACCCCAACCCGTCGGCTTCGCGCGTGGCCTTCGGCTTGGGAATCCCCTACATCGCTCTGAACGACACGCCCCACGCTGAGGCAGCCAACAGGCTTTCGCTACCCCTAGCCTCGGCTCTCGTAGCTTCAGAGGCGCTGAAGGGGGAGTTCGAAAAGTACCTAGCCCCCGACGCGAGGGTTTTCCACTACAGGGGGGTTGACGAAGCCCTCTGGGTCAAGCGCTTCAAACCCAGAGGTTCGACGGTCGCTGAACTCGGCCTCGAGAGGAGGAAGTACGTGGTCGTCAGGCCGGAGGAGTACAAGGCTGCCTACTACTCGTGGGGCGGGTGGGCCTGGCTGGAGCTGTGCGAGGCGTTGAGGAGGCGCGGTTTGCAGGTCGTAGTCCTACCAAGGTACGAGGAGCAGAGGGCTGCCGCCGCCGAGCGGGGGTACATCACGCCCGTGGGGTGCGTGGACGGGTTGGAATTGGCCTACCACGCGTTAGCCGTCGTCACCGGGGGTGGAACGATGGCTAGGGAGGCCGCGCTGCTGGGCGTCCCCTCGTTCTACACCTTCCCCCTGGAGCTGAAGGTTAGCAGGTACGTGGAGGCGCTCGGATTCCCCCTCAAGAGGTGGGT
Proteins encoded in this window:
- a CDS encoding M55 family metallopeptidase — translated: MKVFIMTDLEGATGVAGSWEDINPGGRIHEEARRMLTGDVRAAVEGALRGGASEVVVLDGHGAAFSIILEELPPAAKLIRGRRILEMEGLDGSFGAVLAVGAHAMAGAPLALLCHTLSHSSIVEIRVNGTPVGEVGLWAFIAGSFNVPLAMVAGDAAAVEEAKKLLPGIEGVAVKRATSMYAAECLHPQVSWRLIREAAERAVRKAAVGDLKPLNPGGEVEVEVVYLLPADADRVARRPGVKRVDGRTVSYRGRDVQECLNALL
- a CDS encoding YkgJ family cysteine cluster protein, with translation GVPQRPPMRSARPTPTVWVARPHCLSCGLCCRETEMVLTPSDIERLELLGYRREEFAVYDGRFHRLRNVDGRCFFYRGGRCVVYNYRPIGCSMYPIVIDPESGSVEVDRFCPLACMTTPGELRRAEKLARSILRELGLA
- a CDS encoding DUF120 domain-containing protein; amino-acid sequence: MKRYELLALLLELAKQGCARAPVAIDKVLVASNLEISAWTLNKWIRDAAQLGYVELVASGRGKRCLLTEKAISELSSLLVSLEFGLKGVKRLVLAGTVFKGLGEGAFYTSLTDYRDHFRTFLGFDPYPGTLNVRLDPESVAKRKILDSYEGYRIPPIVRGEVEYCGARLFRAVINGRLEGGVVIPDKTVYGPDVLEVLAKVCVKEVLGIKDGDRVSIEILLG
- a CDS encoding archaemetzincin family Zn-dependent metalloprotease, with the translated sequence MLPLSIRVEPVNVESRVVNWLAAELRGIFALEVVVGKGLSPGRVLGFYDEEREQVRADLLVEELARELPPLSLVLIDSDAYVEGLNFIFGIARPGWGGVVFLARLKPEFYDQPMSDEVFLSRLLKEAVHELGHALGLEHCRTPRCVMRFSNSIVEVDAKTHRFCARCAHNLNLLHPGVLRV
- a CDS encoding AEC family transporter, translated to MGELSKVVLAILLPLLLFTSVYGAGNTGEGLARMGVAVLLVSLVSLASSYALTRDRELMLLSTYVNAGYIPIPLARALWGAEALPLVSFYILFNASIGYLSAPLLLKGRLREGLRELSRFPPLYAIALGLLLSLAGVVIPSPVLEAVSAVGNAAPYIALLTLGMRMVKLRPSHVGDAVKVSIVRFIIAPATLWALAPLIFEVGSLPYKVALLESMMPPAVTAGILCSVYSSNPERGAVIVLLLTAICFAILPVALRFIVEA
- a CDS encoding UDP-2,3-diacylglucosamine diphosphatase, which produces MQVSEVHLLGRKLPLVRLEEGEEAVVVSDTHFGLSRQGLFVTRFRELESFFKHLAEGRRPSLVVLLGDIFEFWTARVRDIVSTALAPLRRLAELDTLVAYVVGNHDRVVAHLGRDGVFVSENVLVVPEMMVVECAGRKGLLLHGHQLDWKFAKLKGLWRIESYLYLLTESLSTLPGSLEWVLAATYAAITPVMLYLTEGAPFAYRVFAMMSAILLSAPLLMLTLRITQGKLWYGLIQPVADVLMKGRLRGRAFSSAAVNRPLERLLSEIEAAGLGRLDFVIFGHTHVPELAVNGEGRVIANSGSWVAEPRVPCCTLIRLRPGRITLARWSGNGEEVLAEHSF
- a CDS encoding nicotinamide mononucleotide deamidase-related protein; the protein is MGLAPGPRAYLVSVGNELLIGKVVNTNMAWLGRRLTELGFRVEGGLIVPDELEAIAWAFATAVERGARVVVSTGGLGPTFDDMTAEGLARAMGVELELDEEALRMVREKYKGELTESRIKMARIPRGARPIPNPIGTAPGVEVEWRGALIFLLPGVPAEMEAMFTSYVEPRLKSFRELPFRSELHLRVRGVPESLAAPAIRRALELGPGIYVKSHPRGAEMGEPVLELHVTAYDRDPARAVELVEAAASLLEKELHALGARVERVERS
- a CDS encoding DUF354 domain-containing protein, whose translation is MRVWLDALTPKQGRLTACLALSLGEKGFEVLVTCREHECTRATIEMYGLRPTIVGAYGGGTKLGKLIADAERVAALAHAISRLEPSALVAYPNPSASRVAFGLGIPYIALNDTPHAEAANRLSLPLASALVASEALKGEFEKYLAPDARVFHYRGVDEALWVKRFKPRGSTVAELGLERRKYVVVRPEEYKAAYYSWGGWAWLELCEALRRRGLQVVVLPRYEEQRAAAAERGYITPVGCVDGLELAYHALAVVTGGGTMAREAALLGVPSFYTFPLELKVSRYVEALGFPLKRWVGQPEELAEAIASLEASMVEESVRKAGELLARLETPEGRVVEALQWIATR